The Zingiber officinale cultivar Zhangliang chromosome 9A, Zo_v1.1, whole genome shotgun sequence genome window below encodes:
- the LOC122019263 gene encoding transcription factor bHLH104-like has translation MWLKAAVHLLRFRAVACPRHPRKKKKTAASHQKKKHRPRALATFLSASHGPLGERTPLREPPPSPTLNSSPRATALSASELLSATSHLPSREPPHLPRREHPRATFLSASSLLTASPSRSGQTPSSLRATALSASPSRSAGASLSEPGRIREKQNRLSPVLPLRVLPLRPLPRPLRREFNNQTCTRKPSIPRCENYWLLHLTAEKNELREEKQKLKAEKESLEQQIKLLNTRSSSNAAHPPVIPTPFTIPGQPAGHKLMMVIIGYPSYPMWQFMPPADVDTSLDADKCPPVA, from the exons aTGTGGTTAAAG GCTGCGGTGCATCTCCTGCGGTTTCGTGCGGTGGCTTGTCCACGTCATccgcggaagaagaaaaaaacagcCGCGTCGCATCAAAAAAAAAAGCACCGTCCGCGAGCCCTAGCCACCTTCCTCTCCGCGAGCCACGGCCCTCTCGGCGAGCGAACTCCTCTCCGCGAGCCACCGCCCTCTCCGACCCTAAACTCCTCTCCGCGAGCCACCGCCCTCTCCGCGAGCGAGCTTCTCTCTGCGACCAGCCACCTTCCTAGCCGCGAGCCACCGCACCTTCCTCGCCGCGAGCATCCGCGAGCCACCTTCCTCTCCGCGAGCAGTCTCCTCACCGCAAGCCCAAGCAGAAGCGGCCAGACACCTTCCTCGTTGCGAGCCACCGCCCTCTCCGCGAGCCCTAGCAGAAGCGCCGGCGCCTCCCTCTCCGAACCCGGGAGAATCCGAGAGAAGCAGAATCGCCTCTCTCCCGTCCTGCCGCTGCGAGTCCTGCCGCTGCGACCTCTCCCCCGACCTCTCCGCCGCGAATTTAACAATCAAACATGCACTAGGAAGCCCAGCATCCCTCGCTGTGAAAACTACTGGTTATTGCATTTGACA GCCGAGAAGAATGAACTTCGTGAAGAGAAGCAGAAGCTGAAGGCAGAAAAAGAAAGCTTAGAGCAGCAAATCAAACTTCTGAATACAAGGTCTAGTAGCAATGCTGCTCACCCGCCCGTTATACCTACCCCTTTCACAATCCCTGGTCAACCTGCTGGGCACAAGTTAATGATGGTGATCATTGGTTACCCTAGCTATCCAATGTGGCAATTCATGCCCCCTGCCGATGTCGATACATCACTGGATGCTGATAAATGCCCACCTGTTGCCTAA